The window TCAGCCCCGTCTCACTGTCAGCGAGGCGGACGGCAGAGCTGTGCTGCAGCCTTCGGGCGACTGGCTGATCGAGACCATTGGTCAGATGGACCGTCAGATGCGCGCCGTGGAACAGCAACACAGCGCAAACCAGATCAGTCTGGACGTGTCCGGGCTGGGCCGTATTGATACCTCCGGCGCCTACCTGCTCGGACGTCCGCTCCGGCAGGGCGATGATACGATCCCGGAGAGCAGCATAACAGGCGAGCATCCTGCAGCTGCCAGGCTGATCCGGGAGGTCCACAAGCGCATGGATCATTGCCCGCCGGAGGAAAGCTCTGGCTGGGGACTGAAGACCCTGCTGGAGCGGGTGGGTGCAGGCACCCAAGAGGTGCTGGAGGAAGCCTGGGACACGCTCGGCTTTTTCGGCCACACGCTGGTGACGCTGGCCGCGTCCTTGCTCAACCCGGCAAAGCTGCGCTGGACATCCACAGTCCATCTTATGGAAACGGTCGGCATCAACGCCTTGCCGATCATTGCCGCCCTCTCGTTCTTCATCGGGGCGGTCGTGGCTTTCATGGGCGCAAGTCTGCTGGAAACGTTCGGCGCATCGGTCTTCACGGTTGATCTGGTGGGCATTTCGGTCTTGCGCGAATTCGCAGTGCTGATCACGGCGATCATGCTGGCAGGGCGCTCGGATTCGGCGTTCACCGCGTCGATCGGCTCGATGAAGATGCAGCAGGAAATCGATGCCATGCGCGTCATCGGGCTGAACCCGTACGAGGTTCTGGTCGTGCCGCGGGTGATTGCCTGTGTGGTCATGGCGCCCTTGCTCACGCTCGCAGCCATGCTGGCGGGGCTTTTTGGCGGCCTGCTGGTGTCCTGGGCGACACTGGACATATCGCCAGCCTTCTTCCTGACCCGGCTGCAGAATGTGATCGACTGGTCCCATTTCATGGTGGGCATGTCCAAGGCACCTGTGTTCGGACTGGTGATTGCCATTATCGGCTGCCGTCAGGGCATGAAGGTCGGCGGCGACGTGGAGAGCCTGGGTCAGCGCACCACGGCTTCGGTCGTACAGGCCATATTCATGGTCATCGTCATCGATGCGCTGTTCGCGCTCATGTATCTGGAGGCCGACATATGAGCGCGCGCCCGGTTATCGAGGTGCGTGGGCTGATTACGCGTTTCGGCAGCCATACCGTGCATGATGGTGTGGACCTTGAGGTGCGGCGCGGCGAGGTCATGGGCATTATCGGCGGTTCGGGCAGCGGCAAGTCGGTCCTGCTTCACGCCATACTGGGTCTCAAGAAGCCCAATGGCGGCGAGATATTCTACGATGGCGCGGCGCTCTCACGCATGTCGGCGGATGAGCGCTCGGCGCTGGAGCGGCGCTGGGGCGTGCTGTTCCAGGGATCG is drawn from Glycocaulis alkaliphilus and contains these coding sequences:
- a CDS encoding MlaE family ABC transporter permease gives rise to the protein MAARDTSSQVQPRLTVSEADGRAVLQPSGDWLIETIGQMDRQMRAVEQQHSANQISLDVSGLGRIDTSGAYLLGRPLRQGDDTIPESSITGEHPAAARLIREVHKRMDHCPPEESSGWGLKTLLERVGAGTQEVLEEAWDTLGFFGHTLVTLAASLLNPAKLRWTSTVHLMETVGINALPIIAALSFFIGAVVAFMGASLLETFGASVFTVDLVGISVLREFAVLITAIMLAGRSDSAFTASIGSMKMQQEIDAMRVIGLNPYEVLVVPRVIACVVMAPLLTLAAMLAGLFGGLLVSWATLDISPAFFLTRLQNVIDWSHFMVGMSKAPVFGLVIAIIGCRQGMKVGGDVESLGQRTTASVVQAIFMVIVIDALFALMYLEADI